A single window of Mycobacterium sp. ITM-2016-00318 DNA harbors:
- a CDS encoding alpha/beta hydrolase has product MTAPSKVPSTRNAAISAARGHKPRKFPVSDGAPVEVVEDGPSLGGRLLSLAAMLTIRPTLAIGSYAPRMPWPFGVVDFACRVLKPAPGTVRATISLPNCNAQLVRAAGVLPADGKRRIVLYMHGGAFLTCGVHSHGRLVETLSNFADSPVLVVNYRMIPKHSVGMALDDCYDAYKWLRLKGYDPDQIVLAGDSAGGYLALALAEKLQLEGLASESPAAIVTLSPLFEIDNQARANHPNIHSDAMFPPKAFNALVELVEAAAKRNVVDGVAEEVFEPLDHIEPGLPRTLIHVSGSEVLLNDARKAAHMLAAAGVPVEVRVWPGQMHVFQIAGTAVKEAKRSLKQVGDYIREATW; this is encoded by the coding sequence ATGACGGCACCGAGCAAGGTTCCTAGCACCCGTAATGCTGCCATCAGCGCAGCTCGAGGGCACAAACCGCGTAAGTTTCCTGTCAGTGACGGCGCGCCTGTAGAGGTCGTCGAGGACGGTCCGAGTCTCGGTGGCCGGCTGCTTTCGCTGGCCGCAATGCTCACTATAAGGCCGACGCTGGCTATCGGTAGCTACGCACCACGTATGCCGTGGCCGTTCGGGGTTGTGGATTTCGCGTGCCGCGTGCTGAAGCCGGCCCCGGGCACGGTTCGTGCCACGATCTCACTGCCGAACTGCAACGCCCAGCTGGTCCGCGCAGCGGGCGTGCTTCCGGCCGACGGCAAACGCCGCATCGTTCTCTATATGCACGGCGGAGCGTTTCTGACCTGCGGCGTTCACAGCCATGGCCGCCTGGTCGAGACGTTGTCGAACTTCGCCGACAGCCCGGTGCTGGTGGTCAACTACCGGATGATTCCGAAGCACTCCGTCGGCATGGCGCTCGACGACTGCTACGACGCCTACAAGTGGCTGCGACTGAAGGGGTACGACCCCGACCAGATCGTGCTCGCGGGGGACTCGGCAGGCGGCTATCTTGCCCTCGCGCTGGCGGAGAAACTGCAGCTCGAAGGCCTGGCGAGCGAGTCGCCCGCAGCCATCGTCACGCTGTCGCCGCTGTTCGAGATCGACAACCAGGCGCGGGCCAACCACCCCAACATCCACTCCGACGCGATGTTCCCGCCCAAGGCGTTCAACGCGCTGGTGGAATTGGTGGAGGCCGCCGCTAAGCGCAACGTCGTCGACGGCGTTGCAGAGGAGGTCTTCGAACCGCTCGACCATATCGAGCCGGGACTTCCGCGCACGCTGATTCATGTCTCCGGGTCCGAGGTTCTGCTGAACGACGCCCGCAAGGCGGCGCACATGCTGGCCGCCGCGGGCGTGCCGGTTGAGGTGCGGGTCTGGCCGGGGCAGATGCACGTGTTCCAGATCGCCGGAACGGCGGTGAAAGAGGCCAAGCGGTCGCTGAAGCAGGTGGGCGACTACATCCGAGAGGCCACCTGGTAA
- a CDS encoding SGNH/GDSL hydrolase family protein, which yields MKICASRRSTAVAAAATLASTGSAYVGARTFLSGQAEQARRVIPKAWDTPPRADGVYTPGGGPVERWHRGVPFDLHLMVFGDSTATGYGARNAEEVPGVMIARNLAEISGRRIRLSTKAIVGATSKGLSGQIDAMFVAGPPPDAAVIMIGANDITKLHGIGPSARRLGAAVRRLRASGAVVVVGTCPDFGVITAIPQPLRTVARTRGLRLARAQAAAVRTSGGLPVPLADLMTTNFRRAPELMFSSDMFHPSGAGYALAANQLLPALCNALGGFATTEEPESPLETRTDVSTLLSRLGGVSRLWRRSTGVPAPIVVPAS from the coding sequence GTGAAGATTTGTGCATCGCGCAGGTCGACCGCCGTTGCGGCAGCGGCCACGCTCGCATCGACAGGCTCCGCCTATGTCGGAGCTCGCACCTTTCTGAGCGGCCAGGCAGAGCAGGCCCGACGCGTCATTCCGAAGGCATGGGACACCCCGCCGCGCGCCGACGGCGTTTACACCCCTGGCGGAGGTCCGGTCGAGCGCTGGCACCGCGGCGTGCCGTTCGACCTGCACCTGATGGTCTTCGGCGACTCGACGGCCACCGGATACGGTGCCCGCAACGCCGAGGAGGTGCCCGGCGTGATGATCGCCCGCAACCTGGCCGAGATCTCGGGCCGGCGGATCCGGCTGAGCACCAAGGCCATCGTCGGCGCCACGTCGAAGGGCCTGTCGGGCCAGATCGACGCCATGTTCGTCGCGGGCCCGCCGCCGGATGCGGCCGTGATCATGATCGGGGCCAACGACATCACCAAACTGCACGGCATCGGCCCGTCGGCCCGTCGGCTGGGTGCGGCGGTGCGGCGACTGCGGGCCAGCGGCGCGGTCGTCGTGGTCGGCACCTGCCCGGACTTCGGCGTCATCACCGCGATTCCGCAGCCGTTGCGCACGGTGGCACGCACGCGCGGTTTGCGACTGGCGCGCGCGCAGGCGGCGGCGGTGAGGACCTCGGGAGGCCTGCCGGTTCCGTTGGCCGACCTGATGACGACCAACTTCCGGCGGGCGCCGGAGCTGATGTTCTCGTCGGACATGTTCCATCCGTCGGGGGCCGGATATGCGCTGGCCGCCAACCAGCTGCTGCCTGCGCTGTGTAATGCGTTGGGCGGCTTCGCCACAACGGAGGAGCCGGAGTCACCGTTGGAGACCCGCACCGACGTCAGCACGCTGCTGTCGCGCCTCGGCGGGGTGAGCCGGCTGTGGCGCCGCTCGACTGGGGTCCCTGCACCGATAGTGGTGCCCGCCAGCTAG
- a CDS encoding acetyl-CoA C-acetyltransferase: MSEAVIVATARSPIGRAGKGSLVDMRPDDLAAQIVRAALDKVPSLDPKDIDDLMMGCGQPGGEAGFNIGRAVAVELGYDFLPGTTVNRYCSSSLQTTRMAFHAIKAGEGSAFISAGVETVSRFPKGTSDGWPDSHNPLFADAEERSVSASAGAEEWHDPRQEGLLPDVYIAMGQTAENVANFTGISREDQDHWGVRSQNRAEEAINSGFFAREISPVTLPDGSQVSTDDGPRAGTTYEKISQLKPVFRPNGTVTAGNACPLNDGAAAVIVMSDEKAKELGLTPLARIVATGVSGLSPEIMGLGPIEATRKALANAGMTIDDIDLYEINEAFAVQVLGSARELGMDHDKLNVSGGAIALGHPFGMTGARITATLLNNLQTHDKTFGLETMCVGGGQGMAMIIERLS, translated from the coding sequence ATGAGTGAAGCCGTCATTGTCGCGACCGCACGTTCGCCGATCGGCCGCGCAGGCAAGGGATCGCTGGTCGACATGCGACCCGACGACCTGGCCGCGCAGATAGTGCGCGCCGCGCTCGACAAGGTGCCTTCGCTCGACCCGAAGGACATCGACGACCTGATGATGGGCTGCGGGCAGCCCGGCGGTGAGGCCGGTTTCAACATCGGCCGTGCGGTCGCCGTCGAGCTCGGATACGACTTCCTGCCCGGCACCACGGTGAATCGGTATTGCTCGTCGTCGCTGCAGACGACGCGGATGGCGTTCCACGCGATCAAGGCGGGCGAGGGCAGTGCGTTCATCTCCGCGGGCGTGGAGACCGTGTCGCGGTTCCCGAAGGGCACCTCCGACGGCTGGCCCGACTCGCACAACCCGCTGTTCGCCGACGCCGAGGAGCGGTCGGTGAGCGCGTCGGCAGGCGCCGAGGAGTGGCATGACCCGCGTCAGGAGGGCCTGCTTCCCGACGTGTACATCGCGATGGGCCAGACCGCCGAGAACGTCGCGAACTTCACCGGCATCAGTCGCGAGGACCAGGACCACTGGGGTGTGCGCAGCCAGAACCGCGCAGAGGAGGCGATCAACAGCGGCTTCTTCGCACGCGAGATCTCCCCGGTGACGCTGCCCGACGGGTCGCAGGTCAGCACCGACGACGGGCCGCGTGCAGGCACGACGTACGAGAAGATCAGCCAGCTCAAGCCGGTGTTCCGGCCGAACGGCACGGTCACCGCCGGCAATGCCTGCCCGCTGAACGACGGCGCGGCGGCGGTAATCGTGATGAGCGATGAGAAGGCCAAGGAGCTGGGGCTGACGCCGCTGGCGCGCATTGTCGCGACAGGCGTGAGCGGGTTGTCGCCGGAGATCATGGGGCTGGGTCCCATCGAGGCGACGCGCAAGGCTCTTGCCAACGCGGGCATGACGATCGACGACATCGACCTCTACGAGATCAACGAGGCGTTCGCCGTGCAGGTGCTCGGCTCCGCGCGCGAACTGGGCATGGACCACGACAAGCTCAACGTGTCGGGCGGCGCGATCGCGCTGGGCCACCCGTTCGGTATGACGGGTGCGCGCATCACGGCCACCCTGCTGAACAACCTGCAGACGCACGACAAGACCTTCGGCCTCGAGACGATGTGCGTCGGCGGCGGCCAGGGCATGGCGATGATCATCGAGCGGCTGTCTTGA
- a CDS encoding endonuclease domain-containing protein, with amino-acid sequence MARFDAPFVGSEAVVAGAIRKHELRSRYFAVFPDVYLEKDAVPTLHQRAKAGWLWSHRQGVIAGLTASALHGAKWVDDAAPVELIWPNARPARGLRTYDYPFRTDELGEFDGMRITTVARTGFDIVRRRPLDAAIANLDALGNATGLQTPDILRIAREHRGSRGLRQLAKVLDLYDPGAASPKETWLRLLVIRNDYPRPRTQIPVTSADGRRRYYLDMGWDDLMLALEYDGEHHRLNPDQYRYDIQRSEDLYELGWTRLRVVKTNTSADILRRLARAWRSRLRPDRENF; translated from the coding sequence ATGGCAAGGTTCGACGCGCCGTTCGTCGGCAGTGAGGCAGTAGTCGCCGGAGCGATTCGCAAGCATGAACTGCGGTCGCGGTACTTCGCGGTCTTCCCAGACGTATACCTGGAGAAAGACGCCGTTCCGACGTTGCATCAACGAGCCAAGGCGGGCTGGCTGTGGTCTCATCGACAAGGTGTCATCGCGGGCCTCACGGCGTCGGCGCTGCATGGCGCCAAGTGGGTCGACGACGCTGCGCCCGTCGAGCTGATATGGCCGAACGCCCGCCCGGCCAGGGGGCTGCGGACCTACGACTACCCGTTCCGCACAGACGAATTGGGCGAATTCGATGGCATGCGCATCACCACGGTAGCCCGTACAGGATTCGACATCGTCCGCCGAAGGCCGCTCGATGCGGCAATCGCAAACCTCGACGCGCTCGGTAATGCCACGGGACTGCAAACTCCGGACATACTGCGAATCGCCCGGGAGCACCGCGGCTCACGCGGGCTGCGCCAACTCGCGAAGGTCCTCGACCTCTACGACCCTGGCGCAGCGTCGCCGAAGGAAACATGGTTGCGGCTGTTGGTGATTCGAAATGACTACCCGCGACCGCGGACCCAGATTCCAGTGACGAGCGCCGACGGCCGCCGCCGGTATTACCTCGACATGGGGTGGGACGATCTGATGCTCGCCCTCGAGTACGACGGAGAGCACCATCGCCTCAACCCGGATCAGTATCGGTACGACATTCAGCGCTCTGAAGATCTGTACGAGCTGGGTTGGACGCGGCTGAGAGTCGTCAAAACCAATACCAGTGCCGACATTCTGCGCCGTCTCGCGCGCGCCTGGCGCTCCAGACTGCGGCCAGATCGCGAGAACTTTTGA
- a CDS encoding Bax inhibitor-1/YccA family protein, with the protein MRESSNPVFRSLPKTQGGYAQFGTGAAGAGAAAVHADPYVTQYPDRQQTGVSRPMTIDDVVTKTGVTLAVLSAVAVVSYFLVAGNLALAMPFALVGGLGGLVVVLIATFGRKQDNPAIVLTYAALEGLFLGAISFLLANLYVSGASAGALIGQAILATIGVFIGMLVVYKTGAIRVTPKFTRMIIAGIFGVLVLALGNFVLAMFGVGGGEGLGLRGNGPIAIIFSLVCIGLAAFSFLLDFDAADQMIRAGAPEKAAWGVALGLTVTLVWLYIEILRLLSILQSD; encoded by the coding sequence GTGCGCGAGAGCAGCAACCCGGTATTTCGTTCCCTGCCGAAGACGCAGGGCGGATACGCGCAGTTCGGTACCGGAGCCGCAGGCGCCGGTGCTGCGGCAGTACATGCCGACCCGTATGTGACGCAGTACCCCGACCGGCAGCAGACCGGGGTTTCGCGTCCGATGACCATCGACGACGTCGTCACGAAGACGGGCGTCACGCTGGCGGTGCTCAGCGCCGTTGCGGTCGTCTCGTACTTCCTTGTCGCAGGCAACCTTGCGCTGGCGATGCCGTTCGCCCTGGTCGGCGGCCTCGGCGGGCTGGTAGTGGTGCTGATCGCCACGTTCGGCCGCAAGCAGGACAACCCCGCGATCGTGCTGACCTACGCGGCCCTCGAGGGCCTGTTCCTCGGCGCGATCTCGTTCCTGCTCGCCAACCTCTATGTCTCCGGTGCCAGCGCCGGTGCCCTCATCGGGCAGGCCATCCTCGCCACCATCGGCGTGTTCATCGGCATGCTCGTCGTCTACAAGACCGGCGCCATCCGCGTCACCCCGAAGTTCACTCGCATGATCATCGCCGGCATCTTCGGTGTGTTGGTGCTCGCGCTCGGCAACTTCGTGCTGGCGATGTTCGGTGTCGGCGGCGGTGAGGGTCTCGGCCTTCGCGGCAACGGCCCGATCGCGATCATCTTCTCGCTGGTGTGCATCGGTCTGGCAGCGTTCAGCTTCCTGCTCGACTTCGACGCCGCCGACCAGATGATCCGTGCAGGCGCGCCGGAGAAGGCGGCATGGGGTGTCGCACTGGGCCTGACCGTCACGCTGGTCTGGCTCTACATCGAGATCCTGCGTCTGCTGTCCATCTTGCAAAGCGATTGA
- a CDS encoding enoyl-CoA hydratase/isomerase family protein, translating into MGENEDVLVTVAGGIGLISLNRPKAINSLTHPMVSAISQALTEWRDDDAVHAIVLSGEGERGLCAGGDIVEVYNSARGDHGVASSFWWDEYRMNAYIARYPKPFVSLMDGIVMGGGVGVSAHGSHRVVTDTTKMAMPEVGIGFIPDVGGTYILSRAPGLLGYHAALTGAPFAAGDAIAMGFADHFVPHDELAEFKAAIIADGIDAALASYATDPPASELLAQRQWIDECYAGETVEDIVAALRGQDAGPAGHTGGTAAVDAANLIMTRSPVSLSVALEAVRRAAKLETLEDVLRQEYRTSCGSLRSHDLVEGIRAQVIDKDRKPKWSPPSVAAVTKDDIDAYFTPQGPDLTFPEEKQ; encoded by the coding sequence GTGGGCGAAAACGAGGATGTCCTAGTAACGGTCGCCGGCGGAATAGGGCTGATCAGCCTCAACCGGCCCAAGGCGATCAACTCGCTGACCCACCCCATGGTCTCAGCCATCTCTCAGGCACTGACCGAATGGCGGGATGACGACGCAGTACACGCCATCGTGTTGTCCGGCGAGGGCGAACGCGGCCTGTGCGCGGGCGGGGACATCGTCGAGGTTTACAACAGCGCTCGCGGCGACCACGGCGTGGCCAGTTCCTTCTGGTGGGACGAATATCGGATGAACGCCTACATCGCGCGCTATCCCAAGCCGTTCGTCTCGCTGATGGACGGCATCGTGATGGGCGGCGGCGTCGGCGTCAGCGCGCACGGCAGTCATCGTGTCGTCACCGACACCACGAAAATGGCCATGCCCGAGGTGGGTATCGGCTTCATCCCCGACGTCGGGGGGACGTACATCCTTTCGCGCGCGCCGGGGTTGCTGGGGTATCACGCCGCGCTGACGGGAGCGCCGTTCGCCGCCGGTGACGCGATCGCGATGGGCTTTGCCGACCACTTCGTGCCGCACGACGAACTCGCCGAGTTCAAGGCAGCGATCATCGCCGACGGTATCGACGCCGCCCTGGCCTCGTACGCGACGGATCCGCCGGCGAGTGAGCTACTGGCACAACGGCAATGGATCGACGAGTGCTACGCGGGGGAGACCGTCGAGGACATCGTCGCCGCGCTGCGCGGTCAGGACGCAGGCCCCGCCGGGCACACTGGCGGCACCGCCGCCGTCGACGCGGCCAACCTCATCATGACCCGCTCCCCCGTATCGCTCTCGGTCGCGCTGGAAGCGGTGCGCCGCGCGGCCAAGCTCGAAACCCTGGAAGACGTCCTGCGCCAGGAATATCGGACATCATGCGGGTCGCTGCGCAGCCACGACCTCGTCGAAGGCATTCGCGCACAGGTGATCGACAAGGACCGCAAGCCGAAGTGGTCGCCCCCATCAGTCGCGGCGGTCACCAAGGACGACATCGACGCGTACTTCACACCGCAGGGTCCCGACCTGACCTTCCCCGAGGAGAAGCAATGA